The stretch of DNA CCAATCAAGGAGGCCGCATTGTTTGCCATCTTTGAGCCTGCGCCACCTATTCCGACCAAAAGGACGGGCTGTACAAAGTCCATGTGAGCCTCTCGCAAAATTCGATAAAAAACCTTCTTACTTAATTTTGATCCAAACTCCGATCTAAAACTTTTAGCTAGCGATCACACCGTACAGTCCATGATTGGTTGCACGGGTTATGGTGACTTGGACGGAATCACCTACTTTGACTGGCTCCTCCACAAAGACCGGCTTGTAGGCAAAGTTCCTGCCCCGTACCATGTCGTCTGTCTGCTCATCAAATAGTACAATGCCAGTCCAGCCAATCCATTCCTGGTTGTTTTGCAGAGCAATCTTGTTTATTACATCAAATAATTTCTTGGAGCGATTCTTGACTTGTGCCACTGGAATCTGGACTAGTTCTGCCGCTACAGTTCCAGGCCTCTGGCTATACCTGGACAGATTCACGACATCTGGTCTTGTCTCCTTGATTAGCGATACAGTATCAGAAAAGTCCTCCTCTGTTTCTCCAGGAAATCCGACTATGACATCAGTAGATATTGTAAATCTTGGGAACTTTTCCCGGAATTTTTTAACTACATCTCGGAATGTTTCCGCAGTGTGGCCACGCTTCATCTCGTGCAGTATTTTGTTGCTTCCAGACTGCACAGGCACGTGCAAGAACTTGAAGACTTTGTCGCTTTCAAATGATTTTACCAAGTCTTGTTTTATTTTTGGCATGTACATTGGGTTCATCATGCCGACTCTGATCATAAAGTCATGCGGAATCTCTGATACTTTGTTTACAAGTTCTGGCAGACTGGTGCCAATGTCCAGTCCATAGCAACCATTGTCAGTCGATGTGAGCCAGACTTCTTTGCATCCGTCTTGGATTTCATACGTTACCTGGCGTACTATGTCACCGAGGCGATACGATTGAAGATCACCCCGCGCAAGCTTGGTCTGGCAAAACGTGCATTCACTCATGCACCCGGATGCTATTTCCACTATTCCAACAACCGGATTGAGCCTGACTTTGGGTAGGCCTGTCTTGGTAACATCAGAATCTTCAAGCTCAATTTTCTTTTTACCTGATAGCGTGGTGTCTATTATCTGCAGAGTTTTTCCAATGGAATTAGGTCCCATCAGGCTGGCGTTTGGGGAAAACCTTTGCACCGATTTTGACTCTGTCTTTGCCAGACACCCCGCAACAACTAGGGGCTTGCTCTTTAATCGCTTTATTCTGTTTACCATCTTGTTTGCAGTGGCATCCTTGACAGAGCATGTCACTATCAAGTTCAAGTCCGCATCGCGAGAATTCTCTGCCAAAGTGTGGCCGCCATTGACAATTAGCCCTGAGATCATCTCAGCGTCTGCAAAGCTAGCAGAGCAACCATAGGACTCGACCCAGATTTTTGCCATATTACTTGAATAGTGCGTTGATCTCTTTTTCGGATAATAGTTTCTGTTCCACTACCAATTCCCGAATGGTTTTTCCAGTCTTTAGCGATTCCTTGAACAGATCAGCCGACTTTTGGTAGCCAATCTTTGGCGCAAGAAGCGTAACAATCACCGGACTTTTTTCTATGTTTTGCCTGAGTCGCTCCTCGTTTGCAGTCAGGCCGTCTATTAGATTCTTTGAAAATATTGGCAGAAAATTCTTGAGCATGTCTGTTGAATCAAGGACCGCCTTTAGCATTCCTGGCAACATCACATTCAGCTCAAACTGTCCACCTTGTGCAGCGTTTGCAACTGCAGTGTCATTTCCTATTATGCTAAAACAAACCATGTTGAGGCATTCAGCAAGCGACGGGTTTACTTTTCCAGGCATTATAGACGAGCCTGCATGAACCGCCGGTATTCCAAGCTCGGACAGTCCCGCAATTGGGCCTGACGCCATTAATCGAATGTCGTTTGCAATTTTGTTCAGCTCCAGTGCGAGATTTCTGATTGCTGCAGATACGTTTGCCACCGCAAACTTTGATTGCAATGAGTGCTGCATGTCTGGCTCTGGTCGTAGTTTTAGTCCAGAAATCTTTGCCAGCTCTGCAATTGCAATTTTGCGGTATCCCTTTGGGGTGTTGGCACCATTGCCCACCGCTGTTCCGCCAAGGCCTACCATCTCCAGTTCTTTTATTGCTAGTGTGATTGCGCCCTTTGCCTTTGTAATCGATGTAGCATATGCCGCAAACTCGCTACCCAATGTTACTGGCAGCGCATCCATCAGGTGGGTGCGGCCGATTTTTTTGTAGCCGGAAAATTCTCTTGCCTTTTTGTTTAGCGATTTAATCAAAACATCAACTGCTGGTAATGTCTCTTTTAGATTCAGCAGAATTGCAACATGCATTGCAGTTGGAAATGTGTCATTGCTGGACTGCGACATGTTCACATGATCATTTGGATGCAAAAACTCGGTTTGTCCCTTTTTCTTGCCAAGAATTTCTAGTGCGACATTGCAAATCACCTCGTTGGAATTCATGTTAAACGCAGTTCCTGCGCCGGAGTTTATTTCCTCAATTACGAACCATTCCTGGAATTTTCCTGCCAGAATTTTATCGCATGCAGATATTATGGCGTTGCCTAGTTTTTTGTCAATTGCTTTACATTGTATGTTGGCAACTGCGGCAGAGCGCTTTATCATTACAAATGCCGAAATTAGATGCTTGTGGGATTTTCTGCCTGTGACGTGGTATTGTTGTATGGCGCGGCCGGTAAATGCACCATAGTACGCATCAGATGGGATCTTGACCTCACCCAAGGAATCCCTATCAATTCTATATTCCAACAAAGAATCCAATTCCAACTAAAATAAATTCTCAGCGAAAAACATCAAAAAATTCCAAGTCCGCATGGAAATAGGGGGAATTATTATAAAGGGTGGTAGAAGTCCCAAACATAATGAATAAGCGTTACAGTATGCTATTTTCCGTTACAGCAGTAGCGGTATTGGCAGCAACCTTATTCGGAAGCACATACACAAATTCCCAAGTTGTCGGTACAACTCTGGCAGCTTCCTCAAACGATAGCATGTCTCAAAAAATCCATGACATGGGTGGATTGAAACTTGTTATGCCTCAAGCATTTGCCGCAGTAGACTGCGACAACATCGAAGAGGGAAGAAATGTGGTTAGCTTTGATCTTTACGCAAGAAGTGCTGACCTCCCAATTCTGGGCGGAAAGACTTACCAAGCCATGACTTTTAGCGGCCAAGTCCCAGGACCAACCCTTAGAGTCACACAAGGCGACGTCGTAATGATGA from Candidatus Nitrosotenuis aquarius encodes:
- a CDS encoding tRNA (N(6)-L-threonylcarbamoyladenosine(37)-C(2))-methylthiotransferase; this encodes MAKIWVESYGCSASFADAEMISGLIVNGGHTLAENSRDADLNLIVTCSVKDATANKMVNRIKRLKSKPLVVAGCLAKTESKSVQRFSPNASLMGPNSIGKTLQIIDTTLSGKKKIELEDSDVTKTGLPKVRLNPVVGIVEIASGCMSECTFCQTKLARGDLQSYRLGDIVRQVTYEIQDGCKEVWLTSTDNGCYGLDIGTSLPELVNKVSEIPHDFMIRVGMMNPMYMPKIKQDLVKSFESDKVFKFLHVPVQSGSNKILHEMKRGHTAETFRDVVKKFREKFPRFTISTDVIVGFPGETEEDFSDTVSLIKETRPDVVNLSRYSQRPGTVAAELVQIPVAQVKNRSKKLFDVINKIALQNNQEWIGWTGIVLFDEQTDDMVRGRNFAYKPVFVEEPVKVGDSVQVTITRATNHGLYGVIAS
- a CDS encoding aspartate ammonia-lyase, with translation MEYRIDRDSLGEVKIPSDAYYGAFTGRAIQQYHVTGRKSHKHLISAFVMIKRSAAVANIQCKAIDKKLGNAIISACDKILAGKFQEWFVIEEINSGAGTAFNMNSNEVICNVALEILGKKKGQTEFLHPNDHVNMSQSSNDTFPTAMHVAILLNLKETLPAVDVLIKSLNKKAREFSGYKKIGRTHLMDALPVTLGSEFAAYATSITKAKGAITLAIKELEMVGLGGTAVGNGANTPKGYRKIAIAELAKISGLKLRPEPDMQHSLQSKFAVANVSAAIRNLALELNKIANDIRLMASGPIAGLSELGIPAVHAGSSIMPGKVNPSLAECLNMVCFSIIGNDTAVANAAQGGQFELNVMLPGMLKAVLDSTDMLKNFLPIFSKNLIDGLTANEERLRQNIEKSPVIVTLLAPKIGYQKSADLFKESLKTGKTIRELVVEQKLLSEKEINALFK